A single genomic interval of Chitinophaga sp. 180180018-3 harbors:
- a CDS encoding helix-turn-helix domain-containing protein: MVQTTELIPAAALRNHIRCYNLRQFDTNGEEMCKALPAAPGIFLSFWLSADPVYFVAGGRVTAVNTRERQLLGMQTGYAGHLSFSGGYQLFGIEFKAGGFHRIFGTEVQAMTNELLEGDAVLGSPLALLQEQLQEAGTLHELKEFTDRFLLSCLWKNPGIGDCRIDKVVNHIIGGKGLVNMEWLANQANMSFRSFENKFSRQVGLSPKLYSRIIRFNHALALKMAMPAERWTSIAHACGYYDQMHFIKDFKAFAGETPNTFLKQMPTLREDITVLGAPDL, encoded by the coding sequence ATGGTACAAACCACTGAACTAATCCCCGCTGCCGCTTTACGGAACCATATCCGCTGTTACAACCTTCGGCAATTTGATACAAATGGTGAGGAAATGTGTAAAGCACTTCCCGCTGCCCCGGGCATATTCCTTTCTTTTTGGCTGAGTGCTGACCCGGTTTATTTTGTTGCAGGAGGACGGGTAACGGCAGTGAATACACGGGAAAGACAGCTATTGGGTATGCAAACCGGCTATGCAGGGCACTTGTCCTTTAGCGGCGGGTATCAGCTATTCGGGATCGAATTTAAGGCCGGAGGATTTCATAGGATATTCGGTACGGAAGTACAGGCAATGACAAACGAATTGCTTGAAGGAGATGCCGTGCTGGGCTCACCGCTGGCATTGCTGCAGGAACAGCTCCAGGAAGCAGGAACCTTGCATGAATTAAAGGAGTTTACAGATCGGTTCCTGTTGTCCTGCCTGTGGAAGAATCCCGGCATCGGCGACTGCCGCATTGATAAAGTAGTGAACCATATTATTGGCGGAAAAGGACTTGTCAACATGGAATGGCTTGCCAACCAGGCGAATATGAGCTTTCGGAGCTTTGAAAATAAATTTTCCCGGCAGGTGGGACTTTCGCCCAAACTGTATTCCCGTATTATCCGTTTTAACCACGCCCTGGCCCTGAAGATGGCCATGCCTGCGGAACGATGGACATCCATCGCCCATGCCTGCGGGTATTACGACCAAATGCATTTTATTAAAGATTTTAAAGCTTTTGCCGGCGAAACGCCCAATACTTTCCTCAAACAAATGCCAACGCTCCGGGAAGATATTACCGTGCTGGGAGCCCCCGATCTTTAA
- a CDS encoding RICIN domain-containing protein → MIYRKQLTWLGVIMTVTTLLTSCTKTLQNAGPDQITGTKSMAAQLTAGSSSLITYKNSPHHIFVGFLVGDGADSPDAYNPANSPDSVDFLEFFAGNDPNRADWRAAQAKGTRIVVCHFLSDAWFDGSSKDPATPNSTATIPNSGSTYDHWAQAMYNKHIVADSLDGIDLDIESGTIGGQVSAASVPNLLASVAKYFGPNSTSAPTLSMGKKPVFFYDTDGSADNNTYIGTKSNYDYVLFQAYVNGNHYWSGSGTQDFGPLISGYGADKLIYLVNGDDFSTSMTDAPTVSLLSYAQWVVQNNGIGVGAYRMSRDYLHTPHFAASRQAIQIMNPANAGGGIVSGGTYKIISAVNNSSLLDVTGGGTTDGTLVELWSNNTPTSTNQEWVLTSLGSGYYKLQPANAAAMAMDVSNSGTADGTQVQIYTSNNTNAQKWLISPVANGYYTLSPACAPGSRLDVNAQGTANGTKIQIWTANNTVAQNWKLVQQ, encoded by the coding sequence ATGATTTACAGAAAACAGTTAACCTGGTTGGGAGTTATCATGACGGTGACTACCCTGCTGACCAGCTGCACAAAAACATTGCAAAACGCAGGTCCCGATCAGATTACCGGGACTAAGAGTATGGCCGCCCAGTTGACCGCTGGTTCCAGCAGTCTTATTACTTACAAGAACAGCCCTCACCACATATTTGTAGGCTTCCTGGTGGGCGATGGTGCTGATAGTCCGGATGCCTATAATCCTGCAAATTCGCCTGACAGTGTTGACTTCCTCGAATTTTTTGCCGGCAATGATCCCAACAGGGCCGACTGGCGCGCGGCACAGGCGAAAGGAACAAGGATTGTAGTCTGCCACTTTTTATCCGATGCCTGGTTCGATGGTTCTTCCAAAGATCCCGCAACGCCCAATTCAACAGCAACAATTCCTAATTCCGGCAGCACCTACGATCACTGGGCGCAGGCTATGTACAACAAACATATTGTAGCCGACTCGCTGGATGGAATAGATCTGGATATAGAATCTGGGACCATCGGAGGTCAGGTATCCGCTGCCAGTGTTCCTAACCTGTTAGCATCGGTAGCGAAATACTTCGGGCCTAATTCTACCTCCGCTCCTACCCTGAGCATGGGAAAAAAGCCGGTGTTCTTTTATGATACCGACGGATCCGCTGACAACAACACTTATATAGGCACGAAAAGTAATTATGACTATGTGTTATTCCAGGCATATGTGAATGGTAATCATTACTGGAGTGGCAGCGGTACGCAGGATTTTGGTCCATTGATAAGCGGGTATGGAGCCGACAAACTCATTTACCTGGTGAATGGCGACGACTTTAGCACAAGTATGACGGATGCCCCCACTGTATCTTTATTAAGTTACGCCCAGTGGGTAGTCCAGAACAATGGCATCGGCGTAGGTGCATACCGGATGAGCCGCGATTATCTTCATACGCCTCATTTTGCCGCATCAAGACAGGCGATACAAATCATGAATCCCGCCAATGCCGGCGGTGGTATTGTTTCCGGCGGCACCTACAAGATTATCTCAGCTGTGAACAATAGCAGTTTGCTCGATGTAACCGGGGGTGGTACAACAGATGGTACGCTTGTGGAACTATGGAGCAATAACACTCCTACCTCCACTAATCAGGAATGGGTGCTAACAAGCCTGGGCAGTGGATATTATAAACTACAACCTGCCAACGCCGCCGCTATGGCTATGGATGTCAGTAACTCAGGTACCGCTGATGGAACACAGGTACAGATTTATACCAGCAACAATACCAACGCGCAGAAATGGCTGATCTCTCCGGTAGCAAACGGATATTACACGCTCAGTCCTGCATGTGCTCCGGGTTCCAGACTGGATGTAAATGCGCAGGGAACTGCTAATGGC